The Chryseobacterium sp. G0186 genome includes the window AACTCTTTTTAATTTATTAATCTAGTTCCGTTTCTAAATCTAAATACTTTTTTAAATTCTTTTAAAATTGCGTTAAGGGCATTCTACCGGATAACATCTTTTTTTAACAGGATCCCAGCAACCTCCTGTACCCGTACACCATTCCGGTGCATAACCTCCCT containing:
- a CDS encoding bacteriocin-like protein, which gives rise to MKNLKKLSKQDLKNVQGGYAPEWCTGTGGCWDPVKKRCYPVECP